From Falco naumanni isolate bFalNau1 chromosome 4, bFalNau1.pat, whole genome shotgun sequence:
TACAACCACGTGCACAGTGATAGGATTGTGATCTCACTGCTTGTAGAGAGAGAAGCCAGCGTGACCCAGGCTTAGGGGCGTGACCTCCAGAGATGAGGTGGTTTGACTGGACACATAGCGGGCAGGTTACAGCTAAAATTCAGCGATCAGTTTAGAGGTTTGGGAATGTAAAAATAGCTGATGGGGTTGGCCTGTATAGAACTGAgactttctctctcctttctcaaAGATATGACAACCGGTGCCGGCACCTGACGCCCACTGAAGTGGCTGAGAAGCTGTCACAGGGCCTTGAGTGGGTGGTCCGCTTCCGGCTGGAGAAGGGGGTTGAACCCTTTCAGGACCTGGTCTATGGCTGGAACAAGCACGAAGTGGCTGAGGTGGAAGGTGACCCAGTGATTCTCAAGGGGGATGGCTTCCCCACCTACCACCTGGCGAATGTGGTGGATGACCATTACATGGGCATCAGCCACGTTCTGCGTGGAACTGAGTGGCTGACTTCAACGTCCAAGCACCTCCTTCTCTACAGAGCCTTTGGCTGGGATCCCCCTCAGTTTTGTCACCTCCCGCTGCTTCTGAACAAAGACGGTGGCAAGCTGTCAAAAAGGCAGGGGGACATCTTTCTGGAGCGCTTTGCTCAGGATGGCTACTTGCCAGAGGCTCTGCTGGACATCATAACTAACTGTGGCTCTGGATTTGCAGGTAATGACCACAGGCTTGCGACTTGCTAGGATGCTTCTTGGTGCGGACTTTGGGGAGTGGGTTAGGTTTATTTTAATAGCCAAGATCTTTGACAGCGTTTGAAGGGGTCAGGAAATGGGGGTCAGGTGAAATGCCACCAAGgcttctgcagagctcctgTGAAAGATTGGGCGGTGTGTTGGAACAGTGGGaatctttctgcctctctgcagcCCTTTAAATTGAGTCTGATGCTTAATGGGTTCCCACTTGGGACAGCATTCATTTCAAGGTGAAGAAACTGTCTGTGAACTCTTGGGAAAACTTGTATTCTATGGTTAATAATTGCAGTGTTGTGTATGACATCTGTCACACTTCTCGTTTAACCTGAAAGACCATGAGAAGTTGAGTCAATGTCTCCTTTTGTTGCTCTTACCTTGTGGGGATCACAAATCAACTTGTGTTTCAGGAACTGTACTTGGGAATAAAATCTTTCTTGGGCAGTGAAGCCTTCTGGCTGAGTGTTACTTCTTTTTGGCTGACTGATGCAAAGGGTGTTCCACTGAGGAAGGCAACAGAGCCAAGGAGAATGCCCTAGTTCCCAGTTCCTCACCAGTAGTTAGCAGAGCCTGCTCTTGGGGAGAGAGCAGCTTCCCGTGTGTGCCTGCTGCTAGTTCCATCCTGTTTGTCGGGATACGTCCCTGCTTGCTGCACTGCAAAAAGTGGCTCTCCTGTGTCACTTCTTCCTtgggtgtgctgctgctccagccctgcgcCCAAGGCTTGTGAGGAAAAGCAGTGAGGCTAGTTCTCTGCAGGGGTGTGGTTTTGTATCATTCTCTTGTTGGGttattttgcagagaaacagaTGGGGAGGACTTTGGAGGAGCTGATCTCACAGTTTGAAGTAGGCAGAATTACACCCCATTCTGCCTTCCTGGATCTTGAAAAACTCCCAGAATTCAACAGGTATAAGTATCTGTGGTAACTTTAAAGCATAATAATCAGTACGTCAGTGAGAAGTTATTCCTAGCACTTGGTTTTgtctggagattttttttctggatcaaGCATGGTCCCAGCGCAGCAGCTTTTCAACTGTGCTACAGCAAAGTATGTTTCTGCCATTCCTACCTCCTACCTCCTCTCCTATCCTGTGCTTGGCCACTGTGCCAGGGACACTGTAAAAGCCTAGGCAGATGGTAGGTGTAGCTAGGAGGATGCAAGGTCCTAAGTTTAGTTCCAAAATGACATCTAAAAAGAGGCAACACTTCCAGAAGGTACTTCTGCAAGTACACTGGTAGGCTACTGGGATGTTGTGCTGCTAGGAGTTACCACGTCTTTAGTTCACTGTGGCACATTAGAGCTAAATGCTTTGTCATGGAATGTCTGTCTGTGGCTTAATGTTACTTTTGTACAATTTTAATTGGTAAAtgcttgttgtggtttaaccccagctggcacctaagtaccatgcagctgcttgctaaCTCCACCCCATCCACCGCAGTGGGATCAGGGGCAGAatcaggaaaaatgtaaaacctgtgggttaagataagaacaactgaataattgaaataaaatacaataataacaattgtaatgaaaaggagagagaaagtgagataggaataaaacccaaaggggggtaacccccccccccccccaaaacaagtgatgcacaatacagttgctcaccccctgctgactgatgcccagccagtgcctGAGCAGCACCTGGCAGCCCCTGgtcagctccccccagtttctgtactcagcatgatgttctgtggtagggaatacccctttggctagtgcgggtcagctgtcctggctctgccccctcccagcttgtgatgcacctgctcactggcagagcatgggaaacttggaaagtccttgatttagagtaagcacgacttagcaacagctgaaacatcagtgtgttaccagtgttattttcattctaaatccaaaacacagcactgtaccagctactaggaggaaaattaactcccaGCTGAAAGTAttcccagatgaaaccaggacagtgttGTGAGGTTGGGATGAGGAGGTTCAATCCAACCCAAAGCAgtccaaaagcatttttcttctttgttacAGGATTCACCTCACCCATCATATTGAGAATGAAGGGCTGCGACAGAAGCTAATTAGAGAGTTGCAGTTGTTGGTGGAGCATGTCTATGGGGATCAACAAGTGGATCAAGATGTTCTAGAAAAGGAATATATGGAGCGAGTCCTCCTGATGAGAAAAGTATGAGCAGTGGTAGCACTGCGTCACCACTTTCGGGAGCTGAGGTTTTGTGGGATTCCTGAATGAAGACTCAGCTGAGTCTCGGGCACTGCTTTGATCTGAGCTCTGAAGCTGCACACCCTGCAAATGGCTGTCACTGCTCACTCAAGTGGTCATGTGCATGCTGACTGCCAAAATCTGGTGATACAGTTAGCTGACTTGTAGGAATGGGCATGGTGAATATCTTGGTGGTCATTGCAGAGTTGTAAGCTCACCCCTCATACTTCACCAAGCCAGCAGAGCTTCCGCAGTAAAGGGACAATGTGTCTCTGCTGTGAAAGTGAATCATGGGATTGTAGGATGTTTCTTGGAAGACTTTCTGGTTCCTGATGAGAGCTGGACCTCAGTAGTGCTGGGTCAGGTCAGCTGTGGCTTTGTTTAGATGAGCGGTGAGAGCCTCCAGGCTGTGCTTCTCCTCCTATAGCCCGGGATGTGGCTGGCTTGCAGTGGGGAGGTCCAGCACCCGCGGTCCCTCGTGCCGGGAGACTGCTCACCGCTAGGTTTTGCTGACTGGGCAGTGTAAGGcacttctgctttgctgctgctccgTGCTTTGgaagcaaaggcaaagcaaCCTCTTTGCCGAGATGGATGAAGCTCATGGTTCAACTGGTGGGGTTTGTGCATTGGGAGCCCTGGTCTCAGTTAAGTGGCACAGTGCTGGCTGTAAAGGGGACAGAAGATACTGTGGCTCTTCCCAGTGCCAGAAGGAGGGTGAGCCCAGCTGTTTCCCAGTCTGcctctgggatgctgctgtAGTATCTAGGGGATTCCTTGTGAAGAATAAAGCCACCTTTGtaggggcaggcagggacccaAGTGTTCCAGCATGAAGGCTTCACTATGGCAGCAGTATGGGTGACTCATGTGACTTCCCACTGTCTGTTGAAAGTCAGCAGATGAACGTGGCaagccacttccctgggctaACTCTGAGTCAGCCTGCATGCGGCTCAGCAGCATGGGTACAGCTGCGGCCCTTTGGGCTTCTGTCTCCCTGCTCACACCAGGTGGTTATGGGTGTGAAAAACTCAGAGCTGCCTGAAAGTCAGCAATTCATATTTCCTCCAACAAGTATGAAGTACAAGGCAGTCGTGTGTTTGGACCCTCTTTAATTGTTCATGAAGTCCAGACCGAATGAATTTGCTTCCCCTCAGCCTTGAcagatttgctttctttctccagGGTCACATAAGCTTCCTGAAGAACCTGGTGTCATGTGATTATTCTTACCTATGGGTTAGGCCCTTGGTGTCCCGAAAGCAACTACAAACTATTTCGGCAGAAGTAGATGAAATAGGAAAACTAGTCTTAGGGTAAGTGTCTCTTCCCAGCACTGTATGCAGTCTCCTGCCCGCCCTAGAGCATTGCTGTTGCCTGCTTATTGATGTTGGACATGCTcatagtttttatttaattcccTCTACTTTAGAATGTGATGTAGATAATAACTGGTGAGAAATTCTTGTGTTTTTACTTGAAAGGCAGCTTGCCAGTGGGAAAACTCATATCAGTGGTCTCAAGCAAGAATTGTCATGTCTGGATTTTGTAAAGCACCAAGCACAGTGGAGTTTGCATGCCAACATCGTGCTAATGAACAGCAGTGTTAGCAGGGTGTTCCCATGCCACCTGATCTCCTGTGCTTTTTTGTCTGCTGTAGCATCAGACTGGGGAAATGCAAGGTGCTTTTGGTCAACGTGTATTCCAATTATGTAAGGAGACTTTTGGGTCTCTGGAATGAACTCAGTTTGTATCCAGTGAGAATCACTGTCACTTCTGAAAAGCCCAGCCCTGGTgggctttttctgcttccatttctgtttctggctAGCAGTCTGCAGTTCTGGCTGCTCAGAAACATTGCTGAGGTGGCAGACGGTCCTTCTGAGCCGGTGAGTTCTGTGGGGTTTTGCCAATGTGTTTCACTGCTGCCTCGTGTCCCTCTGCTACTCCACGCCTTGCAGCTAGGCAGGGTGGTATGTCAGTTGCCTTTCCAGTTGAGATCTCACTTCTGGACCAAAATGAGTTCTGAAAACCAGTTTTGGGAGTAGTTAAAGTGGCAGTATCTGCAAACCGAGCTGTTATTTCCAGCTGACTGTAAGGTTGGTTGTCCTTGGTCATTTGTTGCAGCAGAGTGGTAATTGAATCCAAGTGACAGTAATTTAGGTGTCAGAATACTTGCTGTCCTGGAGGGATAATAGCATTGCTAACCTACAGCTGAGTAGTATCAATGATGGATCCTGCATCTCTGAAAATCATATTAGTAACGAAGAAATCAGCATTACtgcttttcctgtggttttccaGGTCCTTGGCataattttgtgatttaaacttgatgcttgcttttctgaacaAACTCTGCTTCTGGTACTGTTGAAGCAGATTAAAGGCATGGTTTCGCAAAGTGGAGTCTTCAGCAGCAGTATGGAGGTAGAGCagtccctcctgctgcccagaAGGGTACCCGTGTACATGACCAACGCTGCAGTGAGCAGAGAGAGTGCCCTGTCTGGCACAGATGGGCAGGGAAGCTTACCTTgaactgctgctgttgctggaagATTTTGCAAAACCTGTCTGAAGAAGCTGGCAGTCATCAAAGTCATTAGTCATTTCTGTGTAGGAATCCTGTGGGTTTTATGTCCCTGGATTGTAAGGACATCTTCTTTCCTGAAGGCTCATGACAAGGCAGGCAGCTGTTTTGACTGTGGAGGAGTTGAACAAAGACCTGAAAAGCCTCCATAACCAAACCAAAGAGACTAAGTACAGCAGCATGATGCAGCTCCTTCGCTTGGCTCTCAGTGGGAAGCAGGTAAAAAAGTTCTGAgactggggcttttttttttccttctctcttatAGCAAGATACTGATATTTGCACATCCTGCAAGAACTGACATCAGTTT
This genomic window contains:
- the EARS2 gene encoding probable glutamate--tRNA ligase, mitochondrial isoform X2, which produces MLEWAGIPPDESPRRGGSFGPYQQSQRLDLYRRASEVLLERGVAYRCFCTPQRLELLKKEALRSQQTPRYDNRCRHLTPTEVAEKLSQGLEWVVRFRLEKGVEPFQDLVYGWNKHEVAEVEGDPVILKGDGFPTYHLANVVDDHYMGISHVLRGTEWLTSTSKHLLLYRAFGWDPPQFCHLPLLLNKDGGKLSKRQGDIFLERFAQDGYLPEALLDIITNCGSGFAEKQMGRTLEELISQFEVGRITPHSAFLDLEKLPEFNRIHLTHHIENEGLRQKLIRELQLLVEHVYGDQQVDQDVLEKEYMERVLLMRKGHISFLKNLVSCDYSYLWVRPLVSRKQLQTISAEVDEIGKLVLGLMTRQAAVLTVEELNKDLKSLHNQTKETKYSSMMQLLRLALSGKQHGPSIAEMMVTLGPKEVCGRIRKALSS
- the EARS2 gene encoding probable glutamate--tRNA ligase, mitochondrial isoform X1, with the translated sequence MARALRALRGVVGPGPRVRFGPSPTRFLHLGGLRTALYNYIFAKKHQGTFILRVEDTDQSRVVPGAAEGIEDMLEWAGIPPDESPRRGGSFGPYQQSQRLDLYRRASEVLLERGVAYRCFCTPQRLELLKKEALRSQQTPRYDNRCRHLTPTEVAEKLSQGLEWVVRFRLEKGVEPFQDLVYGWNKHEVAEVEGDPVILKGDGFPTYHLANVVDDHYMGISHVLRGTEWLTSTSKHLLLYRAFGWDPPQFCHLPLLLNKDGGKLSKRQGDIFLERFAQDGYLPEALLDIITNCGSGFAEKQMGRTLEELISQFEVGRITPHSAFLDLEKLPEFNRIHLTHHIENEGLRQKLIRELQLLVEHVYGDQQVDQDVLEKEYMERVLLMRKGHISFLKNLVSCDYSYLWVRPLVSRKQLQTISAEVDEIGKLVLGLMTRQAAVLTVEELNKDLKSLHNQTKETKYSSMMQLLRLALSGKQHGPSIAEMMVTLGPKEVCGRIRKALSS